TCCAAGAAACTGACTACAAAGGCGAAAAGATTACAGAAACTACCCAAAAAGGCAAACCGACCTACAGTGTATTGTTAAATAATAGCCAATTGGTATTGGCTCCCGAAAAGCAAGCTATAGAACAGGCGATTGACACCTTTAAAGGCCAGCCCTCCTTTGCGACTAAAGAAGGCGCAAGCAACATTCTCAGCAAAGGTGTGGATGTGCAAAACACCCTCGCCCAAATTTATGTACCTGACTATGCGGGTATGGTACAACAATTGGTAGCCGCAAATCCCCAGGGAACACAGTTACCGACGCAAACCATGAACCAATTGAAGCAGGTGAAATCTATGGTAGCGGGTGTGGGTGTTGATGATGCAGGCCTGCGGGTGAAAGCGATCGCTAACTTAGATCCAGATCTGAACAAATTCCAGTATCAAACAACTCCCGCGAAGATAGTGGCGCAATTTCCTGCTGATACCTTTGCCCTAGTTAGCGGACAGGGGATCAGTCGTAGCTGGCAAACACTATTAGAACAGTCTAAAGATTATCCTGATTTTAAACAAGCAGTTGAACAAACTCGCGCACAACTTAAACTTGTCAATATTGACCTAGATAAGGAAATTTTTGGGTGGATGGATGGAGAATTTGCTTTAGGGGCGATTCCATCAGATAAAGGTTTGTTAGCCAGTGTTGGTTTTGGTGGCGCTTTGGTATTTGACACCAGCGATCGCCAAACTGCAGAAGCGACATTAAGCAAACTCGATACCCTGATCAAAACACAACAAGTCAACGTCGCCCAAACCAAAGTTGGCGGTAAAGATGTCACTGAATGGCAAGTTCCTCAACAAGGAGCTTTATTATCTCATGGTTGGTTAGATCAAGACACCTTATTTATAGCCATTGGTGGACCGGTTGCAGAGGCGATCGCCTCTCCCAAAGGTCAATCTCTGGAAAATAGCGACGCCTTCAAAAGCGCCACTAGTTCTTTGCAAAAACCTAACGGCGGCTATTTCTTCTTAGATATGGACAAAACAGTATCCTTGGTCAATCGTATAGCAAGTCAATCACTCTCACCTCAAGCTAATGCCATTTTGGCTTCGATTCGTGGTTTGGGTGTTACCGCTACTAGTCCTGATAAATCCACCACTCAATTAGAGATGTTAGTGGCTTTAAAACCAAAATCTGCAAAGTAGAGAAATAGGGAATGGGGAATCCTAGGGGCGGGGTCTCCCCGCCCTCATCACGACAGCGTTAAAATAAACCCATAAATCCCAAATCCCATAGCTCAAGCCATGACACTTTAATAGCCTTTTTTAGCTTTGCTCTTGCGCTTTTGGCTATGGTTTATCGTATTGCTAGGAGTGAGGCAAAAATCTATGAGGCAATAGATTCTCATGGTGATGCTGCTAGGGAGCGCATGAATGATATTGAGAAAGCGATTGGCATTCAGACTGCGATTTATGAAGAGAGAAAGGAGTGGGTTGATTATCTCATTCGTGGTTTAAACGAAAAGATTGATCATAAATTTAACCAATTGCATTCTGATTAAAAGAATTGCAAGAGGATTTTAAATCCAAAAATGGTCATTAGCATGTCCTGGACTTAACGATGAAGCTGATAACAGCGTCAAGTAAAGCGTTGATTTCGGTTAAGTCCATGTTTAGCCTGTGATTGTTTTTGCATTTATAGCAAGGCGGTTTATTCCCTGTGTGTGGGGATTCAATGTACTCTAATGGTAGGTATTCTGAGGGGAGGATGTTCGCAAAGCGTCACGTAAAGCCTGCGGCATAGCTTTGCGAACGCGGAGCGTCCCGTAGGGAACGTTAATCTTCTAGCGGGAAGGGAGACCCTACAAACTGGAGATTTCTTTAATTGTCAGTCCCTTATGGTCAACATATAGATATATTCTCATAATAATGAACTGCCAAAGACGCCAAGGGAACCAAAAACGAGAATGTTGACTGTTGCATTGCCAAAAGGGGAACTACTGAAAAATAGCATCCGCCTGTTACAATCTGTAGGATTGGATTTTAGTGCTTTTTTAGATGCAGGAAATCGCCAACTGCAGATTCCTGACGTTAGCGGACAAGCTAAAGGACTGCTTGTACGTGGGCAAGATGTGCCTGTATATGTAGAATATGGTCAGGCACAATTGGGTATTATTGGTTATGATGTGCTGCGGGAGAAAAAGCCGCAGGTTGCACAATTGGTTGATTTGCAATTTGGCCATTGTCGCCTATCTGTAGCCGTAAAAGCATCTAGTTCCTACAAATCGCCTTTAGATTTGCCTGCTCATGGTAGAATTGCTTCTAAATATGTCAATTGCGCTCGTGAATATTTCCACAGTCTGGATTTGCCTGTGGAAATCGTCCCCCTGTATGGTTCAGTAGAACTAGGACCGATTACGGGGATGTCAGAAGCAATCGTGGATTTGGTTTCCACTGGGCGGACGTTGCAAGAAAATGGTTTGATTGAAATTACTACTTTGTATGAAAGCACAGCACGTTTGATTGCTCATCCCCTGAGTTATCGTCTCAATACAGGTAATTTGCACAAATGGGTCGAGGATGTGCGCTCTTCTGTCTAGGATTGACTTCCAATTGCGAAAATATCCTTTCTGCGTGGCGCAAGGCCCTGCGCCCCTACAGATGTACAAATAATTTGGGATAATTTATTTTTTGGCAGTCCCTAACGATAGGAAATTTTGTGGTTAGTGACGGTTGTTTGACATGAATTCCGGTTTAATACGACTTTTATAGCGTTTAGATACTTCTTGTTCTGGATCAATACCTTCAAAGGTCGGGGGTAGCCAAACTCGCATGAGCAGCAGTAATCCCAAAACTAATAAGAAAGCACAAGTGGCTAAAACTTGACTCCAATTGGTTTCTAGTATGCCTTTAACAATAACTTCGCGTAAAACCGAAACAATCGCCACTTCTACAGCTACCCCAATGGATATTCGTTGTTCTTGGAGGTAAATAATCAGCAGTCGAAATAACTCAACTAAGATCAGTAGAAAGAGAATATCGGCGGTAACAGCATGAAAATCCAATGGAGGAAGCAGGGAGAGGAACATATCTCTCACCTGCAGCACCATGAAGCTAAATAAACCAATACACAGGGAAATTACAATTAAATCTTGGATTAATTCCAAGCTGCGAACGATGCGTCCGCGATTAATTTCGTACATGGAAATTGAGGTATCTTCTACAGGCTTATACATGGCTTTTAATTTTTTCAACAGTTAACAAGATTCAAGACTTCGGGAGAAATTTTCTAATTATGCTTTGATTTATAGCGATTCTCATTTTTCACAGGATCTGGAAAACCTCTCTCCTACAAGGAGAACTTTAAATTTTCCGTCTTCCCTCCAAGGGTTGGAGTTGGGGGTGGGGTTAAAGCGTAGGGACATTTACTTTTTTTGAGTGATTGTTCTTCTTCTTATCTTTGCCTGATCACAGTAAATTAGTAAAATGCCAATTTCTAAAGACATTCATCAGCAAGATTTATGTGTTCTGGTGTAGTCGGGGAATAACGGCTACTTGGAATCAGTCAAATTTGAGTTTTTTCATCAAAATTTATGAATCCTATATCTACCAATAATGAAGCAGCGCGACTGGAAGCCTTGGGTGAATATCAGATTCTCGACACTGAACCAGAAGAAGTTTACGACAATATAGTAAAATTAGCGGCATTTATTTGTGACACGCCTATCGCCTTCGTCAATTTCATCGATGAACACCGTCACTGGTTTAAAGCCAAGGTCGGTTTGGAGGTATCGGAAATCCCGCGTAATGTTGAGTCATCTTACCTATGCCAAGAGCAACAGGGAGTTGTAGTAATTTCCGATAGCTTAGTTGAAGCAAAAGCTGATAATTCTGTAGTCATTGGCTATCCTGATGTGCGATTTTATGCGGGTATAGCGCTGAAAAACCCGCAAGGATATATGCTGGGAACTCTCTGCGTGATTGACACAATTCCTCGAGAACTGAGTCAAAAACAAATGGAGTCCTTGGAGGCGCTGAGTCGCTTGGTGATGAACCAACTAGAGCTAAGGCGGAAAGCGATTACCGAACAGCAAAGGGCGTTAAGCGATCGCCAGCGGGTGGAAGAGGAAATGAACTACCCCGCCCTACTTCACTTCGTGACGCTACGCGAACGTTGAGGGCGGGGTTTCTACATCCCCACCCGTAGAGCAAGATTTTTGACGTTTCTTTTGACCTAGTTGCTTTAGACTTCCAGTCTGCTTTCGCTTTTTGGTATCTGAAGTAGAGCCAGAATCATCTACGTCTTTGAGGTTAGTTCCTAGCCCCTGTAGATTCTTTGAATGCCAAAGTAACATCACTTCTGCTGATGCTATATCCCTTTGTTGGGTGTATCCACAATTCCGGCAAATATGTTCTCGCTGGTCTAAAGTTTTCTTTTCTTGATGCCCACATTTAGGGCAAGTTTGGGATGGTTTTACCTGACGTGTAGGCACTTCTACAAATAACCCACCAACATCTGATAATTTTGCTTTTAGAGCATCTTTTATCATTCCCATTCTCACATCAAGAATTGATTTATTTAGACCAGTTTTTTGTTTTTTACGTTTGCCCTTTTTGGCTTTGGCACTCATTTTTTTGACCTCTAGTTTCTCGGACACTACCGTGCTATTACCGCTGATTATCCGTGTAGTTTCCTGGTGAACGAAATTCTGGCGTTGATTAGCAACTTTTCTCGAAAGCTTGCTAATCAACTTTTGTGTTTTCTTCCACCTTCTAGAAGCCTTGACCCTTCTCTGCGAGACGCTACGCGAACGACTGCGCTCAGGGTCAACAGTGAGCGAAGCCGAACTGTTGATCTTCTTTTTGAAATTAGGCGAGCGTTTGCGACGCTTTTTTTTGCTTAATTGTTTATTTTTTTGCTCTGCTTTACGAAAAAACCTAGGGGCAGGAACTAAACCATTTTCTTGTCCATTTGTCCAAGCAATTGCATCGTTACAACCCAGGTCAATAGCATTGACATACTCCCCGGCGTGAACGCACGGGGATTCTAATTCATGGTTCACAGAAATCCGCTTGCTATATTAAGTTTCCCATCAATAGTATTGGCGGTCTTCTCCCCATGCTTTTCATCTGGCGATGCAGATTCCCAATGCCCTTGAGTACTCTTGTTTTGCCACTCAACTCCTAATATCTTCATTCCTTTTTTGAGGATATTAATTGCCGCGTTCGTATCACGGCATATTTCAACTCCACAGTTATAACATGAATGAGTTCGGGTGCTGAGTGACTTTTTCACCCTATGTCCACAATTAGAGCAATCTTGGGAGGTGTAAGCGGGCGTTACTGCTACCACTACCTTATCCCAGATTTTTCCGTAGTAGTCTAGCCATTGAGTGAACTGATACCAACTAGCGTCAGAAATCGATTTAGCCAAATGGTGATTTTTGACCATGTTCGCAATCTTCAAATCTAGCCTTCGGCAACGGCTTCGCCGAACAAGGAACCGGTTTAGGACTTTCCACTGTTCTGGGAATCATCAAAAGTCACGATGGTTTTATCAACGTTTATAGCGAAGTGGGAATTGGCACCCGGTTTCAAGTTTACTTACCAGCGGTAGGGGGTATAGAAACACTAATTTCGGAAAATTCCACAGCCCTAATCGGACATGGAGAACTGATTCTGATTGTCGATGATGAAGTCGCTATTCAGGATATTACGAAAAACTCCCTGGAAACATACAATTACAAAACTATGATAGCTGGTGATGGGATTGAGGCGATCGCTCTCTACGCTAAATACATCGATAAAATTAGCGTCGTACTCATGGATATGATGTTACCCTCCCTAGATGGTTTAACAGCCATCCGCACTTTGAAAAAAATCAACCCCAATATCAAAATCATCGCTACTAGTGGACTCATGTCCAACAATAAGTTGATGGCAGTAGCTGAGGCTGGTGTCACTACCTTTTTGTCTAAACCCTACACCATCAACGAATTATTGCTGGCTTTACAAAAGGTGCTTACTAACTAGGAAATTACTTCCTATCCTTCACCGACAAAACAAGCAACTTAATCTCAAAGAGCGATGCCTATTTGGGCTACGCCATCGCTAACAACCAGCCTTCAAAACTTGTTCAGCCGTCAGTTTCAACTGTGGGAAGGTTGGAGAGACGATGGTTTGACTGCCTCGAAACTGCTGAATTTCATACTCCCCATCCACTAATACACAGATAGAAAGGGTGGGTTGTTTGGGTTTTCCGATGTGTCGAGTACCCCCCAGTCCTGCGTAGTCTGCAATCCAATATTCGGGGATGCCTAAAGCCGCGTAGTCTTCAACCTTACGGGCATAATCATTCTGCCAGTTGCTACTCACAACTTCCGCCACAAATTTAATCGAACTACCCAGAGTCAAGATTGACTGGTCAGACCAAAGCAGTTCTTTGGTAAGTTCATCTCGATTGACAACTGCAACATCAGGTCGAAATGCTGTCATAGCCTTGTTAGAAGGGCGCAATAGTCCTCGCTGAAGGACAAACCAAGGCAAGCCAGTGCCGTCGATCTGCACACAAATCTTTGTGGTGATGAAGGCTGCAACTTCTTCATGCAAGCCTGTTGTTTCCAAGTCGAATACCTCTCCATCAATCAATTCATGGCGGTTATCGCCACCATAATGGTCGATAAACTCTTCAAAGCTAAGTGGCTTCCGTTGTATTGGTTGGTCGATAGCAAGAGTCATAGGTCAACTTAGCCCAATCAATCCCTTCAGTTTACCAGATCCAATATGTGACGGCTGAAGCATCTTATTTCCTGACCCACCCTACGAATTTCACCAGCAGCGAAGAGATCTATATATATTCACAAGATGTCGTCTTTGTCAATCAGCATCCAGCAATTTATTGATTTTTGTAAATTGATGATTTGCTAAATATTGTTAAATTTGCCATTTTTGGGGAAAAAATTAGTTTTATACTACAGGCATTACACCCACAAGGCTTGATTTTACGTGGAAAATTATTTTTGGTCAAACGCTCCCGATATCATGACTTTTCCATACTACACCATCAAGAGCCGATTACTGCGTCAAATAGTTGAGAATAGAGTCAACTATGATAAAACTTAACTTAAATGTAACGGAATATAACAGTAAGTAAAGATTAGAAAATACAAAAAACTCAAGTTGAAAGCGGTTTATATTAAAAAAATTTATTGCGCTTCCCGATAGGACGCTCCGGGAATGGGTGTCCATGTATGATAGGTGGGCGATCGCAACTAATAAAAATTGGTCATCACGCCCAAATGCATAATATATTCATATCGCTGCATCTATAATTATTTCCCTCATGAATACAATCCCCAACTATATCAATGGTCAATGGTATGCATCTAACGCTACAGAATACTTAGATGTGATCAACCCAGCCACAGCAGAAATACTCGCCCAAGTCCCTTTATCATCAGCATCAGAAGTCAATTTAGCCGTAGACGCAGCCGCAGCAGCTTTTGTGACATGGCGTCGCACCCCAACTCCTGAAAGAGTGCAGTATTTATTTAAACTCAAGAATTTGTTAGAAGAAAATTACGAAGATTTAGCACGGACAATTACCCTAGAATGTGGCAAAACTTTGGCTGAATCCCAAGGCGAAATGCGCCGCGCTATTGAAAATGTGGAAGTTTCCTGTGGTATTCCGATGATGATGCAGGGAACTAATCTCGAAGATATTGCTAGGGGTATTGATGAAATGATGATTCGTCAACCTCTGGGTGTAGCGGCGGTAATTTGTCCGTTTAATTTTCCGGGGATGATTCCTTTTTGGTTCTTGCCTTATGCGATCGCCACCGGTAACACTTATATTGTCAAGCCCTCGGAAAAAGTGCCGCTGACGATGCAAAAAATTTTCCAGTTGTTAGAAAAAACTGGTTTACCTCCAGGGGTAATTAATCTAGTAAACGGTGCAAAAACATCTGTCGATGCAATTTTAGCTCATCCCCAAATTCGCGCAATTAGCTTTGTTGGTTCTACACCAGTAGCTAAATATATATATAGTCGAGCAGCCGCAAATGGTAAACGGGTACAATGTCAAGGTGGCGCGAAAAATCCGATTATTGTTTTACCTGATGCAGATATAGAAATGACTACCAAAATTGCTGCTGATAGTGCTTTTGGTTGTGCGGGACAACGTTGTTTAGCTGCGTCTATCGCTGTGACGGTGGGGGAAGCAAGACACAGTTTTACAGAAGCCATAGCCGCAACTGCTAAAAAGCGTGTGGTGGGTAATGGTTTAGAACAAGGCGTGGAAATGGGACCCGTGATTGATGTTCGCAGTAAAACGCGAATTGAGGGGTTAATTCAACAAGGGAAAGATGAAGGTGCAAATTTGTTGGTAGATGGACGAAATCCAAAGATTACTGGTTATGAAAATGGGAATTTTATCCGCCCGACGATTCTGCAAAATGTTAATCCAGCAGGTGAAATCGCCCGCACGGAAATTTTTGGACCAGTGCTGAGTTTAATACATTTAGATAGTATTGATCAGGCGATCGCTCTAGTAAATCAAGGTCAATATGGTAATATGGCTTGTTTATTTACTAGTAGTGGTGCTGCAGCGCGTAAGTTCCGCTATGAAGCGGAGGCTGGTAATATTGGTATTAACATTGGTGTTGCTGCACCGATGGCGTTTTTTCCGTTTAGTGGCTCCAAAGACAGCTTTTTTGGTGATTTACACGGTCAAAGCAAT
The Gloeotrichia echinulata CP02 DNA segment above includes these coding regions:
- a CDS encoding DUF3352 domain-containing protein, encoding MPENKLKFLIPTVGAAVVLTGGIAAYMYFKTPSGDSVGALGSAKVVPSTALMATYINTDPQAWTKLQQFGTPEAQQLVTKGLESFNQENLKESNISYEKDIKPWVGGVMIAVLPPNPVKPAQFKTPAAEPNQPAKLQSEPNILMVVGIKDKLAALNFGLKLKEQKGVQIQETDYKGEKITETTQKGKPTYSVLLNNSQLVLAPEKQAIEQAIDTFKGQPSFATKEGASNILSKGVDVQNTLAQIYVPDYAGMVQQLVAANPQGTQLPTQTMNQLKQVKSMVAGVGVDDAGLRVKAIANLDPDLNKFQYQTTPAKIVAQFPADTFALVSGQGISRSWQTLLEQSKDYPDFKQAVEQTRAQLKLVNIDLDKEIFGWMDGEFALGAIPSDKGLLASVGFGGALVFDTSDRQTAEATLSKLDTLIKTQQVNVAQTKVGGKDVTEWQVPQQGALLSHGWLDQDTLFIAIGGPVAEAIASPKGQSLENSDAFKSATSSLQKPNGGYFFLDMDKTVSLVNRIASQSLSPQANAILASIRGLGVTATSPDKSTTQLEMLVALKPKSAK
- the hisG gene encoding ATP phosphoribosyltransferase produces the protein MLTVALPKGELLKNSIRLLQSVGLDFSAFLDAGNRQLQIPDVSGQAKGLLVRGQDVPVYVEYGQAQLGIIGYDVLREKKPQVAQLVDLQFGHCRLSVAVKASSSYKSPLDLPAHGRIASKYVNCAREYFHSLDLPVEIVPLYGSVELGPITGMSEAIVDLVSTGRTLQENGLIEITTLYESTARLIAHPLSYRLNTGNLHKWVEDVRSSV
- a CDS encoding phosphate-starvation-inducible PsiE family protein, whose product is MYKPVEDTSISMYEINRGRIVRSLELIQDLIVISLCIGLFSFMVLQVRDMFLSLLPPLDFHAVTADILFLLILVELFRLLIIYLQEQRISIGVAVEVAIVSVLREVIVKGILETNWSQVLATCAFLLVLGLLLLMRVWLPPTFEGIDPEQEVSKRYKSRIKPEFMSNNRH
- a CDS encoding GAF domain-containing protein; the encoded protein is MNPISTNNEAARLEALGEYQILDTEPEEVYDNIVKLAAFICDTPIAFVNFIDEHRHWFKAKVGLEVSEIPRNVESSYLCQEQQGVVVISDSLVEAKADNSVVIGYPDVRFYAGIALKNPQGYMLGTLCVIDTIPRELSQKQMESLEALSRLVMNQLELRRKAITEQQRALSDRQRVEEEMNYPALLHFVTLRER
- a CDS encoding Uma2 family endonuclease; this translates as MTLAIDQPIQRKPLSFEEFIDHYGGDNRHELIDGEVFDLETTGLHEEVAAFITTKICVQIDGTGLPWFVLQRGLLRPSNKAMTAFRPDVAVVNRDELTKELLWSDQSILTLGSSIKFVAEVVSSNWQNDYARKVEDYAALGIPEYWIADYAGLGGTRHIGKPKQPTLSICVLVDGEYEIQQFRGSQTIVSPTFPQLKLTAEQVLKAGC
- a CDS encoding CoA-acylating methylmalonate-semialdehyde dehydrogenase, whose amino-acid sequence is MSLMNTIPNYINGQWYASNATEYLDVINPATAEILAQVPLSSASEVNLAVDAAAAAFVTWRRTPTPERVQYLFKLKNLLEENYEDLARTITLECGKTLAESQGEMRRAIENVEVSCGIPMMMQGTNLEDIARGIDEMMIRQPLGVAAVICPFNFPGMIPFWFLPYAIATGNTYIVKPSEKVPLTMQKIFQLLEKTGLPPGVINLVNGAKTSVDAILAHPQIRAISFVGSTPVAKYIYSRAAANGKRVQCQGGAKNPIIVLPDADIEMTTKIAADSAFGCAGQRCLAASIAVTVGEARHSFTEAIAATAKKRVVGNGLEQGVEMGPVIDVRSKTRIEGLIQQGKDEGANLLVDGRNPKITGYENGNFIRPTILQNVNPAGEIARTEIFGPVLSLIHLDSIDQAIALVNQGQYGNMACLFTSSGAAARKFRYEAEAGNIGINIGVAAPMAFFPFSGSKDSFFGDLHGQSNHAVEFFTQTKVVVERWPSSWSRQF